A window of Hyperolius riggenbachi isolate aHypRig1 chromosome 1, aHypRig1.pri, whole genome shotgun sequence contains these coding sequences:
- the LOC137545996 gene encoding uncharacterized protein, whose protein sequence is MEKNLAFGQQEEEENGPELSEALQQYVLAMVSEIIAAATTPAATPPEATPPAATPPPAKPRRASLVASIAAATTPAATPPEATPPAATPPPAKPRRASLVASIAAATTPEATPPAATPPPAKPRRASLVARNGPELSEALQQYVLAMVSEIIAAATTPAATPPEAMPPAATPPPAEPRRASLVARIQQAWRRTKWTLCCWSRMED, encoded by the exons ATGGAGAAGAACCTTGCCTTtggtcagcaggaggaggaaga aaatggacctgaactctccgAAGCCCTACAACAATATGTGCTGGCAATGGTTTCCGAAAT CATTGCAGCAGCGACAACCCCAGCAGCCACGCCTCCAGAAGCCACGCCTCCAGCAGCCACGCCCCCACCTGCAAAGCCACGCAGGGCATCCCTGGTAGCAAG CATTGCAGCAGCGACAACCCCAGCAGCCACGCCTCCAGAAGCCACGCCTCCAGCAGCCACGCCCCCACCTGCAAAGCCACGCAGGGCATCCCTGGTAGCAAG CATTGCAGCAGCGACAACCCCAGAAGCCACGCCTCCAGCAGCCACGCCCCCACCTGCAAAGCCACGCAGGGCATCCCTGGTAGCAAG aaatggacctgaactctccgAAGCCCTACAACAATATGTGCTGGCAATGGTTTCCGAAAT CATTGCAGCAGCGACAACCCCAGCAGCCACGCCTCCAGAAGCCATGCCTCCAGCAGCCACGCCCCCACCTGCAGAGCCACGCAGGGCATCCCTGGTAGCAAG GATTCAGCAAGCCTGGAGAAGAACTAAGTggaccctgtgctgctggagcaGGATGGAGGACTAA